In Fusobacterium canifelinum, a genomic segment contains:
- the argS gene encoding arginine--tRNA ligase, which yields MKITSRELTDIFQKHVESLFPNKELKPVEITVATNENFGDYQCNFAMINSKIIGDNPRKIAEEIKNNFPYGDVIEKLEIAGPGFINIFLSDKYISNSIKKIGEDYDFSFLNRKGKVIIDFSSPNIAKRMHIGHLRSTIIGESVSRIYKFLGYDVVADNHIGDWGTQFGKLIVGYRNWLDKEAYKKNAIEELERVYVKFSDEAEKDPSLEDLARAELKKVQDGEEENTKLWKEFITESLKEYDKLYKRLDVHFDTYYGESFYNDMMADVVKELVDKKIAVDDEGAKVVFFDEKDNLFPCIVQKKDGAYLYSTSDIATVKFRKNTYDVNRMIYLTDARQQDHFKQFFKITDMLGWNIEKYHIWFGIIRFADGILSTRKGNVIKLEELLDEAHSRAYDVVNEKNPNLSEGEKQNIAEVVGVSSVKYADLSQNKQSDIIFEWDKMLSFEGNTAPYLLYTYARIQSILRKVAEQNIDLNENIEIKTENKIEKSLATYLLAFPISVLKAAETFKPNLIADYLYELSKKLNSFYNNCPILNQDIETLKSRSLLIKKTGEVLKEGLELLGIPVLNKM from the coding sequence ATGAAAATTACCAGTAGAGAATTAACAGACATTTTTCAAAAACATGTTGAAAGTTTGTTTCCAAACAAGGAATTAAAACCAGTTGAAATTACAGTAGCTACAAATGAAAACTTTGGTGATTACCAATGTAATTTTGCTATGATAAACTCAAAAATAATTGGAGATAATCCAAGGAAAATTGCAGAAGAAATAAAAAATAATTTTCCTTATGGAGATGTAATTGAAAAATTAGAAATTGCCGGTCCAGGTTTCATAAATATATTTTTATCAGATAAATATATTTCTAACTCTATTAAAAAAATAGGTGAAGACTATGATTTTTCATTTTTAAATAGAAAAGGAAAAGTTATAATAGATTTCTCATCTCCAAATATTGCTAAAAGAATGCACATAGGTCATTTAAGATCAACAATTATAGGTGAGTCTGTATCTAGAATTTATAAATTTCTAGGTTATGATGTAGTTGCTGACAATCATATTGGGGATTGGGGAACTCAATTTGGAAAACTAATAGTTGGATATAGAAATTGGCTTGATAAAGAAGCTTATAAAAAAAATGCAATAGAAGAACTTGAAAGAGTATATGTAAAATTTTCTGACGAAGCTGAAAAAGACCCTTCTCTTGAAGATTTAGCTAGAGCAGAACTTAAAAAAGTTCAAGATGGTGAAGAAGAAAATACTAAACTTTGGAAAGAATTTATTACAGAATCTTTAAAAGAATATGATAAATTATATAAAAGACTTGATGTACATTTTGACACATATTATGGAGAATCTTTTTATAATGATATGATGGCGGATGTAGTAAAAGAATTAGTTGATAAAAAAATTGCAGTTGATGATGAAGGGGCAAAGGTAGTATTTTTTGATGAAAAAGATAATTTATTCCCTTGTATAGTGCAAAAGAAAGATGGTGCTTATCTATATTCAACATCAGATATTGCAACTGTAAAATTTAGAAAAAATACTTATGATGTAAATAGAATGATTTATCTCACAGATGCTAGACAACAAGACCACTTTAAACAATTCTTTAAAATAACTGATATGCTTGGTTGGAATATAGAAAAATATCATATTTGGTTTGGTATTATAAGATTTGCTGATGGTATTCTATCAACTCGTAAAGGAAATGTTATCAAACTTGAAGAGTTACTAGATGAAGCTCATAGTCGTGCTTATGATGTGGTAAATGAAAAAAACCCTAATCTATCAGAAGGAGAAAAACAAAATATTGCTGAAGTAGTTGGTGTAAGTTCAGTTAAATATGCTGACTTATCTCAAAATAAACAAAGTGATATTATATTTGAATGGGATAAAATGTTAAGTTTTGAAGGAAATACTGCACCATATTTATTATATACTTATGCTAGAATACAGTCTATTCTTAGAAAAGTAGCTGAACAAAACATTGACTTAAATGAAAATATAGAGATAAAAACAGAAAATAAAATTGAGAAGTCTTTGGCAACTTATTTATTAGCTTTCCCAATATCTGTATTAAAAGCAGCTGAAACATTTAAGCCTAATTTAATTGCAGACTATTTATATGAATTATCTAAAAAATTAAATAGCTTCTATAATAATTGCCCTATACTAAATCAAGATATAGAAACTTTAAAATCAAGGTCATTGCTTATTAAGAAAACAGGTGAAGTTTTAAAAGAAGGCTTAGAGCTTCTAGGAATTCCTGTTTTGAATAAAATGTAA